The Rattus rattus isolate New Zealand chromosome 1, Rrattus_CSIRO_v1, whole genome shotgun sequence genome includes a region encoding these proteins:
- the LOC116889875 gene encoding uncharacterized protein LOC116889875, translating into MIQAALFLGCILLSSVTAFPWKTQDGGLPHHPAGTETEPTSTVLYSKIPPPTSSTCRNLLNMVPLPPVAPLSESLSLLALRIVLENIGCPAEAYSVQLRLREMGGKDSTETLILESQKHSQEEGIGNNEAILRHLVASPGEIKRVERSVTVPEACTSEQGLVLRELAQLLVELAEKLPSIDLVREFKASAVNATQQCTMESWEHMNEVGKRLISNPEIENATIPIEDRIYFISRLTVLLKRAFVSFLRNFFQTYFG; encoded by the coding sequence ATGATCCAGGCTGCATTGTTCCTTGGCTGTATCTTACTGTCCTCGGTGACCGCCTTTCCATGGAAGACTCAGGATGGTGGCCTGCCTCATCACCCAGCTGGCACAGAAACTGAGCCTACATCAACTGTGCTCTACAGCAAGATTCCTCCTCCGACCTCCAGTACCTGCCGGAACCTCCTGAACATGGTGCCCCTGCCCCCTGTAGCTCCTCTGTCTGAGTCCTTGTCCCTCTTAGCACTGAGAATTGTCCTGGAAAACATCGGCTGCCCTGCTGAGGCCTACTCTGTACAGCTTCGGCTCAGGGAAATGGGAGGAAAAGATAGCACAGAAACTCTGATTCTCGAGAGTCAAAAGCATAGCCAGGAGGAAGGCATTGGCAATAATGAAGCCATTCTGAGGCATCTGGTAGCATCCCCTGGAGAAATAAAGAGGGTCGAGCGCTCAGTTACCGTGCCTGAGGCATGCACCTCTGAACAGGGGCTGGTGTTGCGGGAGTTGGCACAGCTGCTGGTTGAGTTGGCCGAGAAGCTCCCTTCCATTGACCTGGTAAGAGAGTTCAAGGCTTCTGCAGTCAATGCCACCCAGCAGTGTACCATGGAGTCTTGGGAACATATGAATGAAGTAGGCAAGAGACTGATAAGTAACCCAGAAATTGAAAATGCCACAATACCCATAGAAGATCGCATATACTTCATTTCACGGCTGACAGTCCTTCTGAAGCGCGCTTTCGTGAGCTTTTTGAGGAACTTTTTTCAGACCTATTTTGGATAG